A genomic region of Saccopteryx bilineata isolate mSacBil1 chromosome 1, mSacBil1_pri_phased_curated, whole genome shotgun sequence contains the following coding sequences:
- the PITPNM1 gene encoding membrane-associated phosphatidylinositol transfer protein 1: MLIKEYHILLPMSLDEYQVAQLYMIQKKSREESSGEGSGVEILANRPYTDGPGGSGQYTHKVYHVGSHIPGWFRALLPKAALQVEEESWNAYPYTRTRYTCPFVEKFSIEIETYYLPDGGQQANVFNLSGAEKRQRILDTIDIVRDAVAPGEYKAEEDPRLYRSVKTGRGPLADDWARKATQSGPLMCAYKLCKVEFRYWGMQAKIEQFIHDVGLRRVMLRAHRQAWCWQDEWTDLSMADIRALEEETARMLAQRMAKCNTNSEGPEAQPPGKLCTEARAGASRADTPDGPEAPLGPDASPDTSFGKQWSSSSRSSYSSQHGGGVSPQSLSEWRMQNIARDSENSSDEEFFDAHEGFSDSDEVFPKEMTKWNSNDFIDAFASPMEAEGAPDPGTEAIKDTRDGARAPRDSEGPDGAGELGAEACAVHALFLILHSGNILDSGPGDANSKQADVQTLSLAFEAVTRVHFPEALGHVALRLVPCPPICAAAYALVSNLSPYSHDSDGLSRSQDHIPLAALPLLATSSSRYQGAVATVIARTNQAYAAFLRSSEGAGFCGQVVLIGDGVGGILGFDALCHSAGTGTGSRGSSRRGSVNNELLSPEIGPVRDPLADGMEGLGRASPEPSSLPTQCTPSDTTNPEPEGSQNSLQVAATTASGEPRRASTASCPPTAASEAPDGAITAARLDFKVSGFFLFGSPLGLVLALRKTVMPALEVAQMRPACEQIYNLFHAADPCACRLEPLLAPKFQAIAPLAVPRYQKFPLGDGSSLLLADTLQTHSGLFLEELEMLVPSTPTSTSGAFWKGSELGTEPQAQPAAPSTTSEVVKILERWWGTKRIDYSLYCPEALTAFPTVTLPHLFHASYWESADVVAFILRQVIEKEQPQLPECEEPSIYSPAFPREKWQRKRTQVKIRNVTSNHRANDTVVCEGRPQVLNGRFMYGPLDVVTLTGEKVDVYIMTQPLSGKWIHFGTEVTNSSGRLTFPVPPERVLGIGVYPVRMMVRGDHTYAECCLTVVARGTEAVVFSIDGSFTASVSIMGSDPKVRAGAVDVVRHWQDAGYLIVYVTGRPDMQKHRVVAWLSQHNFPHGVVSFCDGLTHDPLRQKAVFLQSLVQEVELKIVAGYGSPKDVAVYAALGLPPSQTYIVGRAVRKLQAQCQFLSDGYVAHLGQLEAGSHPHAPTGPSRATLAKSSYGGAAPVDFLRKQSQLLRSRGPSQAEREGPGTPPTTLARGKARSISLKLDCGE; the protein is encoded by the exons ATGCTCATCAAGGAGTACCACATTCTGCTGCCCATGAGCCTAGACGAGTACCAGGTGGCCCAGCTCTACATGATCCAG AAAAAGAGCCGGGAGGAATCGAGTGGTGAGGGCAGTGGCGTGGAAATCCTGGCCAACCGGCCCTACACGGATGGGCCTGGTGGCAGTGGGCAGTACACGCACAAGGTGTACCACGTGGGCTCCCATATCCCAGGCTGGTTCCGGGCACTGCTGCCCAAGGCCGCCCTGCAGGTGGAGGAGGAATCCTGGAATGCTTACCCCTACACCCGAACGCG GTACACCTGCCCCTTCGTGGAGAAATTCTCCATTGAAATAGAGACCTACTACCTGCCTGATGGAGGGCAGCAGGCGAACGTCTTTAACCTGAGTGGGGCTGAGAAGAGACAGCGCATCCTGG ACACCATCGACATTGTGAGGGACGCCGTGGCCCCGGGCGAGTACAAAGCAGAAGAGGACCCCCGGCTGTACCGCTCGGTGAAGACGGGCCGAGGACCACTGGCTGACGACTGGGCGCGGAAGGCGACTCAGTCGGGGCCCCTCATGTGCGCCTACAAGCTGTGCAAGGTCGAGTTCCGATACTGGGGCATGCAGGCCAAGATTGAGCAGTTCATCCACGATGTTG GTCTTCGCCGGGTGATGCTGCGAGCCCACCGCCAGGCCTGGTGCTGGCAGGACGAGTGGACGGATCTGAGCATGGCTGACATCCGGGCACTGGAGGAGGAGACCGCCCGTATGCTGGCCCAGCGCATGGCCAAGTGCAACACCAACAGCGAGGGACCCGAGGCCCAGCCCCCGGGGAAGCTGTGCACTGAGGCCCGGGCGGGGGCCAGCCGCGCGGACACCCCCGATGGGCCTGAAGCCCCCCTGGGCCCTGACGCTTCGCCTGACACCAGCTTCGGCAAGCAGTGGTCCTCCTCTTCCCGTTCCTCCTACTCTTCCCAGCATGGAG GGGGCGTCTCTCCTCAGAGCTTGTCCGAATGGCGCATGCAGAACATTGCCCGGGACTCTGAGAACAGCTCTGACGAGGAGTTTTTCGATGCCCACG AAGGCTTCTCGGACAGTGACGAGGTCTTCCCCAAAGAGATGACCAAGTGGAACTCCAATGACTTCATCGACGCCTTTGCCTCCCCCATGGAGGCAGAGGGGGCACCAG ACCCTGGAACTGAGGCCATCAAAGATACCAGGGATGGGGCCCGAGCACCCAGAGACTCAGAG GGCCCAGATGGAGCTGGGGAGCTGGGGGCTGAGGCATGTGCAGTCCACGCCCTCTTCCTCATCCTGCACAGCGGCAACATCCTGGACTCCGGCCCTGGCGATGCCAACTCCAAGCAGGCAGACGTGCAGACACTGAGCCTGGCCTTCGAAGCTGTCACCCGTGTCCACTTCCCTGAGGCCCTGGGCCACGTGGCACTGCGCCTGGTGCCCTGCCCACCCATCTGCGCTGCAGCCTATGCCCTTGTCTCCAA TCTGAGCCCCTACAGCCATGACAGCGACGGCCTGTCCCGCTCCCAAGACCACATTCCCCTGGCCGCCCTGCCGCTGTTGGCCACCTCATCCTCCCGATACCAGGGCGCCGTGGCCACTGTCATTGCCCGGACCAACCAGGCCTATGCCGCCTTCCTGCGCTCGTCGGAGGGCGCTGGCTTCTGTGGGCAG GTGGTGCTGATCGGAGACGGGGTCGGCGGAATCCTGGGCTTTGACGCGCTCTGTCACAGTGCCGGCACGGGCACAGGGAGCCGGGGCAGCAGCCGCCGAGGGAGCGTG AACAATGAACTGCTCTCCCCGGAGATTGGCCCAGTGAGGGATCCTCTGGCAGATGGGATGGAGGGGCTGGGCCGGGCCAGCCCAGAACCCTCATCCCTGCCCACCCAGTGCACCCCCAGCGACACGACCAATCCCGAACCTGAGGGATCTCAGAACAG CCTGCAGGTGGCCGCCACCACTGCCTCAGGGGAGCCCAGGCGGGCAAGCACCGCCTCCTGCCCACCCACTGCCGCCTCGGAGGCTCCTGATGGCGCCATCACCGCTGCCCGCCTGGACTTCAAGGTCTCCGGCTTCTTTCTCTTCGGCTCCCCGCTGGGCCTGGTGCTGGCTCTGCGCAAAACCGTGATGCCTGCCTTGGAGG TGGCCCAAATGCGCCCAGCCTGTGAGCAGATCTACAACCTCTTCCACGCGGCCGACCCCTGCGCCTGCCGTCTTGAGCCGCTGCTGGCCCCCAAGTTCCAGGCCATCGCCCCACTGGCTGTACCCCGCTACCAGAAGTTCCCCCTGGGAGACGGCTCATCCCTGCTGCTGG CTGACACTCTGCAGACCCACTCGGGCCTCTTTCTGGAGGAGCTGGAGATGCTGGTGCCCTCAACGCCCACCTCTACCAGTGGTGCCTTCTGGAAGGGCAGCGAGTTAGGTACCGAGCCACAGGCCCAGCCAGCTGCCCCCAGCACCACCAGTGAGGTGGTTAAGA TCCTGGAGCGGTGGTGGGGGACCAAGCGGATTGACTACTCACTGTACTGCCCGGAGGCGCTCACCGCCTTCCCCACTGTCACGCTGCCACACCTCTTCCACGCCAGCTACTGGGAGTCGGCTGACGTGGTAGCCTTCATCCTGCGCCAG GTTATCGAGAAGGAGCAGCCCCAGCTGCCCGAGTGCGAGGAGCCATCCATCTACAGCCCTGCCTTCCCCAGGGAGAAGTGGCAGCGCAAACGCACACAAGTCAAGATCCGC AACGTCACTTCCAACCACCGGGCGAACGACACGGTGGTGTGTGAGGGCCGTCCCCAGGTGCTGAATGGGCGCTTCATGTACGGGCCCTTGGACGTGGTCACGCTCACAGGAGAGAAG GTGGACGTCTACATCATGACACAGCCACTGTCAGGCAAGTGGATCCACTTTGGCACTGAGGTCACCAACAGCTCGGGCCGCCTCACCTTCCCAGTGCCCCCTGAGCGCGTGTTGGGCATCGGCGTCTACCCAGTACGCATGATGGTCAG GGGGGACCATACATATGCCGAGTGCTGCTTGACAGTGGTAGCCCGGGGCACTGAGGCCGTGGTCTTCAGCATAGATGGCTCCTTCACTGCCAGCGTCTCCATCATGGGCAGCGACCCCAAGGTGCGCGCCGGCGCTGTGGACGTGGTCAG GCACTGGCAGGACGCGGGCTATCTGATCGTGTACGTCACGGGCCGGCCTGATATGCAGAAGCACCGTGTAGTGGCCTGGCTGTCACAGCACAACTTCCCCCATGGTGTTGTCTCTTTCTGTGATGGCCTCACCCATGACCCACTGCGCCAGAAAGCAGTGTTTCTGCAGAGCCTGGTGCAGGAG GTGGAACTGAAGATCGTGGCCGGTTATGGGTCCCCCAAAGATGTGGCTGTGTATGCGGCGCTGGGCCTGCCCCCGAGCCAGACCTATATCGTGGGTCGCGCCGTACGGAAGCTGCAAGCACAGTGCCAG